In Bacilli bacterium PM5-9, the genomic window ACAAAAGATAATTTATTACAAGTATTAAGACAAATATCTATTAATGGTTTAATTGCAGGAGGAATGACATTTGTTATTTTAACAGGTGGAATTGATTTATCAGTAGGTTCAATTTTGGGATTTAGTTCAATGGCAACTGTTTTAATGATAAACTCAAGTATTCCATTACCAATTGCCATTTTATTGGGATTAGTTATTGGTGGATTAGCAGGTGTTTTTAATGGTTTCTTCATTGCTAAGGCAAAACTACAACCATTTATTGTTACACTAGCAAGCATGACAATTTTAAGAGGATTAACTTTAGTTATCTCTGGTAATAAACCAGTTTCAGTTGAAGCATCATCAGAATTGTTTGCAAAAATTGGACAAGGACATTTCTTATCAATTCCAATTCCAGTTATTATTTTATTAATTGTTTATATTATTTTTTGGATAATATTGGAAAAAACTAAATTTGGAAAAAAAGTATATAGTATTGGTGGAAATGAAGAAGTAGCGCGTTTATCAGGAATTAAAACTGATCGTGTGAAAATTATTATTTATGCACTTATTGGTATAACATGTGCTTTATCAGGAATTATTTTAGCTTCAAGACTAGGTAGTGCACAACCACTGCTTGGAAATGGATTTGAATTAGATGCTATTGCAGCAGTTGTAATTGGTGGAACTAGTTTAGTAGGCGGTAAAGGAAAAATCTCTGGAACATTTATTGGGGTTTTAATCATAGGTGTCTTAGGTAATGGATTAAACTTAATGCAAGTTCAATCAGATTATCAAAATATTGTAAAGGGGGCGGTTATTCTTTTAGCTGTGTTGATGGATCGATTAAAAAAAGAATAAAAAATAAAAAAAGGAGATAATTAATTATTATGAAAAAGAAAATTTTAGGATTAGTATTAGGATTATTTTTATTAGTTGGATGTGGTGGAGGATCATCATCTTCAGATGGAGAGGCAGTTGGAATGTCAATTTCAACATTATCAAATCCATTCTTTGTTACAATTAAAGAATCTGCAGAAAAGCAAGCTAAAGAATCAAATGTTGCTTTAGAAGTATTAGATGCTAAAGACGATGTTGCTAAACAAACATCTGATATTGAAACATTAGTAAATAAAGGTGTTAAAGTTATCATTGTAAATCCAGTTGAATCAAGTGCTGTTAAACCTGCTATTGAAGCTGCAATTGCTAAAGATGTAAAAATTATTACAGTTGATAGATCAGCTGAAGGTGTTGAAGTTACAACACATATTGCTAGCGATAATGTTGCTGGTGGTAAACTTGCTGGAGACTACCTAATTAAAAAATTAGATGGAAAAGGTAAAGTTATTGAATTAGAAGGTCGTACTGGTGCTTCTGCTACAATTGAACGTGGTAAAGGATTTAATGAAGCTGTAAAAGGAAAATTAGATGTAATCGCAAAACAAACTGCTGAGTTTGATAGAAATAAAGGTATGACAGTAATGGAAAACCTTGCACAAGCTAATAAAGAATTCGATGCAGTATTTGCTCATAATGATGAAATGATTTTAGGAGCATTACAAGCTATTAAAAATGATAAAGTAATTACTGTTGGTTTTGATGGTAATGATGATGCTTTAAAATCAATTGAAAGTGGAGAATTAAATGCAACTGTTATTCAACAACCTGATATCATGGGTGTAGAAGCAATTAAAGTAGCAGCTAAAATTATTGCTGGTGAAAAAGTAGAAAAAACTATTCCAGTTGACCTTGTTTTAGTTGATAAAGATAATGTTGCTGATTTCTTAAAATAAATTGTAAAAAAGTGTTTATATTTAACGGTATTATTGTTAAGTGTAACACTTTTTTTATGTGTGTGCCGGGCATGGCAGTAATCTAACTGGTGAAAGTCCAGTCACGGGTATTTACCACCAAGTGTAGTGAACCACAAGTTGGTATCAGTAATGATATGGATGAAGGAAGTGGTGTAGCGAAATTCTTGAGCCTACGAACAGAAACTTGATAAGGCGATTAGGTGGGTGAGATTGCACAACAAATTTAAGCCCAAATGGTAAACGTAAACCGAAGTTGTAAATCAAGAGGTTGTGGAATGAAAGATTAGTGTCTTACCCCGGGAGGCCCTACTCACATATAAGCTGTCGGATTTAGTTTATATGGTCGAAAAAGGTTTAGAGAGGGAGTTAGATGAAGTCATAGTAGGTAGAAATACTGAAGGACTGAAACGATTTATAGTACGAATCGTTATTTTAAAATGCTACAATAGTCAGAAATCAGATGAATAAGAAAAGTAGGAACGTAACCAAGGAATATTATTTAAATCTAGAGGGATGTTTTGTAGTAATCTTGTAATAAAGAGAGGAGTAACAATGATGAAATTAATGGAAGTGATTTTATCAAGCAGTAATCTAAATAAAGCTTTTAGAAAAGTAGTTAAAAATAAAGGTGCGAGCGGAGTTGATGGTATTGAGGTACAAGATTTAAAGGAATATATTTTAGGGAATAAAGATGAAATTGTAACATCTTTAAGAAATAGAACGTATTATCCAATGCCAGTTAAACGAGTATATATACCAAAGGTAAATGGAAAACAAAGACCATTAGGAATACCAACAGCACTTGATAGAACTATTCAACAAGCAATAGCTCAACCTATCCAAGATATTTACGAAGAGGTATTTAGTGAATTTAGTTATGGATTTAGATCAAACCGAAGTTGTCATGATGCCATAAATCAAGCACTAAATTATCTAAATAAGGGGAGCGAATGGATTATAGACATTGATATCGAACAATTCTTTGACAAAGTAAATCATGATAAATTAATTCAAATACTTAGAGAACAAGTAAATGATAGTTGGACGTTAAATATTATAAGAAAATATTTAAATGCAGGAGTAATGGATAAAGGAATAGTATCATCAACAAACCAAGGAGTTCCACAAGGAGGACCACTTAGTGTAGTATTCTCAAATATATATTTGGATAAATTAGACAAAGAACTTGAGTCAAGAGATTTAAAGTTTGTGAGATACGCTGATGATGTGCAGATATTTGTAAAAAGTGAAAAAGCAGCAAATAGAGTCATGGAATCAATAACAAAGTGGATAGAAAAGAAATTGTTTCTAAAAGTTAACACTTTAAAATCAAAGGTAGTTAGACCAACAAACAGTAAATATCTTGGATTCACATTCATTAAGAATGGTGAAAAGTGGAAAGTTAAACCTACAAAACAAAGTAAAACTAATCTATATCAAAAGATAAGTGTTGAATTTAAAAGAAATAAGGCAAGTGCAATGAGACTTAGTTATATTTTTAAGAGAATTAATCAAATAGTAGGTGGTTGGATAAACTATTTTAAAATAGGAATGATGAAAGGTTTTATGAAAGAATTTGGAGAGTGGTTACGACATAAGATTAGAGTAATTATTGTCAAGCAGTGGAAAAAGCCAAAAACCATCTATAGAAATTTAATGATACTCAACATAAAAAATAGAAATGGTTTTAATCATGAAGCAATCTATAAAGTGGCAAACTCTAGACTAGGGCTATATAAACAATGCAGTATGAATGTAATTAACTTC contains:
- a CDS encoding ribose transport system permease protein (product_source=KO:K10440; cog=COG1172; ko=KO:K10440; pfam=PF02653; superfamily=81345; transmembrane_helix_parts=Outside_1_9,TMhelix_10_32,Inside_33_44,TMhelix_45_67,Outside_68_86,TMhelix_87_109,Inside_110_113,TMhelix_114_136,Outside_137_155,TMhelix_156_178,Inside_179_208,TMhelix_209_231,Outside_232_262,TMhelix_263_282,Inside_283_310) is translated as MFKNRDISKYTALIAFAVLFIALSILTDSFLTKDNLLQVLRQISINGLIAGGMTFVILTGGIDLSVGSILGFSSMATVLMINSSIPLPIAILLGLVIGGLAGVFNGFFIAKAKLQPFIVTLASMTILRGLTLVISGNKPVSVEASSELFAKIGQGHFLSIPIPVIILLIVYIIFWIILEKTKFGKKVYSIGGNEEVARLSGIKTDRVKIIIYALIGITCALSGIILASRLGSAQPLLGNGFELDAIAAVVIGGTSLVGGKGKISGTFIGVLIIGVLGNGLNLMQVQSDYQNIVKGAVILLAVLMDRLKKE
- a CDS encoding ribose transport system substrate-binding protein (product_source=KO:K10439; cath_funfam=3.40.50.2300; cleavage_site_network=SignalP-noTM; cog=COG1879; ko=KO:K10439; pfam=PF13407; superfamily=53822); translation: MKKKILGLVLGLFLLVGCGGGSSSSDGEAVGMSISTLSNPFFVTIKESAEKQAKESNVALEVLDAKDDVAKQTSDIETLVNKGVKVIIVNPVESSAVKPAIEAAIAKDVKIITVDRSAEGVEVTTHIASDNVAGGKLAGDYLIKKLDGKGKVIELEGRTGASATIERGKGFNEAVKGKLDVIAKQTAEFDRNKGMTVMENLAQANKEFDAVFAHNDEMILGALQAIKNDKVITVGFDGNDDALKSIESGELNATVIQQPDIMGVEAIKVAAKIIAGEKVEKTIPVDLVLVDKDNVADFLK
- a CDS encoding RNA-directed DNA polymerase (product_source=KO:K00986; cath_funfam=3.30.70.270; cog=COG3344; ko=KO:K00986; pfam=PF00078,PF08388; superfamily=56672; tigrfam=TIGR04416); the protein is MKLMEVILSSSNLNKAFRKVVKNKGASGVDGIEVQDLKEYILGNKDEIVTSLRNRTYYPMPVKRVYIPKVNGKQRPLGIPTALDRTIQQAIAQPIQDIYEEVFSEFSYGFRSNRSCHDAINQALNYLNKGSEWIIDIDIEQFFDKVNHDKLIQILREQVNDSWTLNIIRKYLNAGVMDKGIVSSTNQGVPQGGPLSVVFSNIYLDKLDKELESRDLKFVRYADDVQIFVKSEKAANRVMESITKWIEKKLFLKVNTLKSKVVRPTNSKYLGFTFIKNGEKWKVKPTKQSKTNLYQKISVEFKRNKASAMRLSYIFKRINQIVGGWINYFKIGMMKGFMKEFGEWLRHKIRVIIVKQWKKPKTIYRNLMILNIKNRNGFNHEAIYKVANSRLGLYKQCSMNVINFVLNPELLSTRKGDRVGLLNPLNYYLR